A portion of the Calliphora vicina chromosome 5, idCalVici1.1, whole genome shotgun sequence genome contains these proteins:
- the lbk gene encoding leucine-rich repeats and immunoglobulin-like domains protein 3, which yields MKQNIKLSTQRIRPERCNDDADDVALQVQPTYYKQRQQQLLQSYKHCKRRRKSTTQQHHSISLTTSSSSSPASSENTTRTCDLKMPTTTQITPAKCKWWSILNTRSRNSCDFASVRKILKKFLLLTTILLITSTCLTTSKICQPIEAAALAAAAFPATSATSIQGFQIPPLTALLKAAAQDSQITNNNSPSSTILPSSGSSSSLSTSTSPLASATTFAQQQQRQLQQQQLFALLKLNSMPQATQETKKSSSSSLALRTKNLKDKQRYHHQRRPPHRHLKEDNGDYDDDDEDEDEDEDDNINFPIPRNTLLETTGFVADDGQQYEKAEKALAAAGIIGGSGSNTQQQSLGSSSTTNNNLNCPKECKCLNDYFDCGKKHLDRVPALPNYVQIIDFIGNKLNDSTVLQIKNLPELNKLVLKRNQLETVPKFVGLSSLKQLSLAHNRIQKISAEALAALPKLKALDLSKNYLHTVESSYFPATNRLAHLILNGNEIASITESAFENVSDLLDLELNNNRLSLLPAGVFENLAKLRKLSLNYNHLEINWSTFRGLTSLQKLFLKSNNIRALQDGVFHVMTAIETIELDHNYISSLSRQGLFNLTKLHHLSLSNNSISRIELDTWEFTQSLITLDLSHNNISEFKPQHLDCLQRLKHLNLGHNKIQYLMENTFDCVKNLEDLNLRRNKLSWIIEDPGASPPFKALRKLKKLDLYGNNLKQINTKSLSGLSNLESLNLGGNALASIQSGAFDHMTNLQKLMFKSLNFICDCDILWFRRWMNRHSQTTGNQKQLHPQQQHSSSSQAVCGYPEHLLDRELLSLQQNELICAETPKPVLIQEPSNQLAVKGANITMECRATSPTAASLAATDELKIKWRHDNHNIKERDRNTPPANSLTTPYTTTETQIHHDPSNNQTTIIGYLRLYNMSYESAGKYQCVVSNAFGTTYSQKFKMSIGIHPSFLQIPSNLTIDSGDTARLVCSATGDPMPEIALQKFGASDFPAATERRLQVLREENAFVIINAKPIDSGIYTCTAESPAGEIKVNASLIVNDKPQPTIPVVHKEIVVGKSSVLECLNDIAAELNQPHREWYKDNKPFHITPTLDTDRYYFTSEKELLIIVNSQSVDSGHYRCEITDNSKTYTMQMELLVVKEDFSQNVIIIGVIVVTVACIIIGSLIVWIILFYQKKKLYMNAGNGTALGGSRVAAANSHNLLTSSRGSTLDQTQMTTLSRTYLRSPRDNYNHAANQRPRSLAALEMNGGRYQGVEDENQPLTEQRNFLIVTTTPNYQQLLMQRQAHEEDRTDDEHLTLEYLRLNRTHDGDHHQDHLSSKDSGTGSDAAVKRSLEDFSITLMPSSSTPTSNGGGLGNLLKPGARASLAKPDTDEDEEYNNVAVNIPTAQQNGSSGSTEDTEDFTTSPTLGLSVYQVDDDIHNLSRNNNHSPALTNYKTPTDDDDGGGAVSLVDANLGRSAYNNVPTSMVSSPTHQTQHCKASTNFSTTPTSSLTPPPIPLRTQTVDI from the exons atgaagcaaaatattaaattgtcaACACAACGTATAAGACCAGAACGTTGTAATGATGATGCAGATGATGTTGCACTACAAGTGCAACCAACATATTACAAACAACGTCAACAGCAGCTACTGCAATCGTATAAACATTGTAAGCGGCGGCGAAAATCTACAACACAACAGCATCACAGCATTTCattaacaacatcatcatcttcatcacCAGCATCAAGCGAAAATACCACAAGAACCTGCGATTTAAAAATGCCTACAACCACACAAATAACACCAGCTAAATGCAAATGGTGGAGTATATTAAATACCAGAAGTAGAAATTCTTGCGATTTTGCAAGTGTTAGGAAAATCCTTAAGAAATTTCTATTATTGACCACGATACTCTTGATCACATCGACATGTTTAACaacttcaaaaatatgtcaacCCATTGAGGCGGCCGCACTAGCAGCAGCTGCATTTCCAGCTACATCGGCCACATCTATACAAGGCTTTCAAATACCACCCTTGACCGCTTTACTAAAAGCAGCAGCACAAGATTCACAAATAACCAATAACAATAGTCCGTCCTCTACGATACTGCCATCATCGGgatcatcatcatcactatCGACCTCAACATCGCCTTTGGCTTCAGCCACCACCTTCGcacagcaacaacaaagacaactgcagcaacaacaattgtTTGCTCTACTCAAATTGAACAGTATGCCACAAGCGACCCAGGAAACAAAGAAATCCTCATCATCCTCTTTGGCTTTGCGTACGAAAAATCTAAAGGATAAACAACGCTATCATCATCAACGACGACCACCGCATCGCCATCTCAAGGAAGACAACGGCGACTATGATGACGACGATGAGGATGAGGATGAGGATGAAGACGATAATATTAATTTTCCCATTCCACGCAATACTCTATTGGAGACAACGGGTTTTGTGGCCGACGATGGTCAGCAATATGAAAAGGCTGAAAAAGCTTTAGCAGCTGCTGGTATTATTGGTGGTTCTGGCTCTAATACACAACAGCAATCATTAGGTTCTTCGTCCACgacaaacaacaatttaaattgtcCCAAAGAGTGCAAGTGTCTGAATGATTATTTCGATTGTGGCAAAAAACATTTGGATCGAGTACCCGCACTGCCCAACTATGTGCAAATAAT AGATTTCATtggcaataaattaaatgattcaacggttttgcaaataaaaaatttgccgGAActaaataagtt GGTTTTAAAGCGCAACCAATTGGAGACGGTACCAAAATTTGTGGGTCTTAGCTCTTTGAAACAATTAAGTTTGGCTCACAATCGTATACAGAAAATATCTGCTGAAGCTTTGGCAGCTTTGCCAAAACTTAAGGCTTTAGATTTATCTAAAAACTATTTGCATACAGTTGAATCCAGTTATTTTCCCGCAACGAATCGTTTGGCTCATTT aattttaaatggCAATGAAATAGCCAGCATAACAGAATCAGCCTTTGAAAATGTTTCCGATTTATTAGATTTGGAATTAAATAACAATCGTTTGTCGTTATTGCCAGCAGGTGTTTTTGAAAACCTAGCCAAGCTAAGAAAATT ATCCTTAAACTACAATCATTTGGAGATTAATTGGTCTACCTTTCGTGGCTTGACTTCTTTGCAAAAGCTATTTTTAAAATCCAATAATATACGAGCCCTACAAGATGGTGTTTTCCATGTGATGACTGCCATAGAAACTATAGAATTGGATCATAATTATATTAGCTCCCTAAGTCGCCAGGGTCTCTTCAATTTGACTAAATTGCATCATTTATCtttatcgaataattcgatttcTCGCATAGAATTGGACACTTGGGAATTTACACAGTCTTTGATAACATTAGATCTTTCCCATAATAATATTTCGGAATTTAAGCCACAACATTTGGATTGTTTACAGCGTTTGAAACACCTAAATTTGGGACACAACAAAATCCAGTATTTAATGGAAAATACTTTTGATTGCGTTAAGAATCTGGAGGATTTAAATTTAAGACGCAATAAACTCTCCTGGATAATAGAAGACCCCGGGGCATCACCACCGTTTAAGGCTTTGAGAAAGCTGAAAAAGTTGGATTTGTATGGCAACAATTTGAagcaaattaatacaaaatccTTAAGTGGTTTGTCCAATTTGGAGTCATTGAATTTGGGGGGCAATGCATTGGCTTCCATACAGTCGGGTGCCTTTGATCACATGACTAATTTGCAAAAGCTAATGTTTAAGTCGTTAAATTTCATTTGTGATTGTGATATTTTATGGTTTAGACGTTGGATGAATAGACACTCTCAAACGACAGGCAATCAGAAACAATTGCATCCACAACAACAGCATTCCAGCTCTTCGCAAGCGGTTTGTGGTTATCCAGAGCATTTGTTGGATAGAGAACTACTGTCGCTGCAACAAAATGAATTGATATGTG CTGAAACCCCTAAACCGGTACTCATACAAGAACCATCCAATCAACTGGCTGTTAAGGGAGCCAATATAACCATGGAGTGTAGAGCCACTTCACCCACAGCTGCCTCTTTAGCAGCAACTGatgaattaaaaatcaaatggcGCCACGACAATCACAATATCAAAGAAAGAGATCGCAATACACCACCGGCCAATTCCCTTACAACGCCCTATACCACCACCGAAACGCAAATACATCATGATCCCTCTAATAATCAAACCACTATTATTGGTTATTTGCGTTTGTACAACATGAGCTATGAATCAGCGGGCAAATATCAATGTGTGGTATCGAATGCTTTTGGCACCACCTATTcacagaaatttaaaatgtctataggca TTCATCCTTCCTTTTTGCAAATACCTTCTAACTTGACTATAGATTCTGGCGATACGGCACGTTTGGTTTGCTCAGCCACTGGAGATCCTATGCCAGAAATAGCTTTACAGAAATTTGGTGCCAGTGATTTTCCAGCCGCCACTGAACGCCGTTTACAGGTGTTGAGGGAAGAAAATGCTTTTGTAATTATAAATGCAAAACCCATCGATAGTGGCATTTATACGTGTACGGCAGAGAGTCCAGCGGGTGAAATTAAAGTGAATGCATCTCTAATAGTGAATG ATAAACCTCAACCCACCATACCAGTGGTACACAAAGAGATTGTTGTTGGCAAATCGAGTGTTTTGGAGTGTCTAAACGATATAGCAGCCGAGTTAAATCAGCCTCATCGTGAGTGGTACAAAGACAATAAACCCTTTCATATTACTCCTACTTTGGATACGGATCGTTATTATTTTACCTCCGAAAAAGAACTACTCATCATTGTCAATAGTCAGTCTGTCGATTCTGGACACTATCGTTGTGAAATTACCGATAATTCCAAGACCTACACCATGCAAATGGAGCTGTTGGTGGTGAAAGAGGATTTCAGTCAAAATGTCATAATAATAGGAGTGATTGTGGTGACAGTGGCTTGTATTATAATTGGCTCTCTAATTGTCTGGATtatattgttttatcaaaagaaaaaattgtatatgaatGCAGGAAATGGCACTGCTTTGGGTGGTTCCAGAGTGGCGGCAGCAAATAGTCACAATCTATTGACCTCCAGCAGAGGCAGCACTCTAGATCAAACACAAATGACCACATTAAGTAGAACATATCTGAGATCCCCCCGAGATAATTATAATCATGCAGCTAATCAAAGGCCACGCAGTTTGGCAGCTTTAGAAATGAATGGCGGCCGTTATCAGGGTGTCGAAGATGAAAACCAGCCTTTAACCGAACAAAGAAACTTTCTTATAGTAACCACCACACCCAACTATCAGCAATTGCTTATGCAACGCCAAGCCCACGAAGAGGATAGAACAGATGATGAACACTTAACCTTGGAATACCTAAGATTGAATAGAACCCATGATGGAGATCATCATCAAGATCATTTATCTAGCAAAGATTCGGGTACAGGTTCAGATGCAGCTGTCAAACGTAGTTTAGAAGATTTCTCCATAACACTAATGCCCAGTTCTTCGACACCCACCTCCAATGGAGGTGGCTTGGGAAACTTATTAAAACCTGGAGCTAGGGCTTCCTTAGCCAAGCCAGACACCGACGAAGATGAGGAGTACAATAATGTCGCAGTAAATATACCAACTGCACAGCAAAACGGCAGTAGTGGTAGTACTGAGGATACAGAAGATTTTACCACTTCGCCTACATTGGGTCTATCTGTGTATCAAGTTGATGATGACATACACAATTTATCTCGCAATAATAACCATTCACCCGCGCTAACAAATTACAAAACTCCAACTGATGACGATGATGGTGGCGGCGCTGTAAGTTTGGTGGATGCTAATCTAGGTAGGTCCGCGTATAACAATGTGCCCACAAGTATGGTTTCGTCGCCTACACATCAAACACAACATTGTAAAGCAAGtacaaatttttctacaactccTACATCTTCCCTGACTCCTCCCCCAATTCCTCTTCGTACACAAACTGTTGATATTTAG